In one Thermaerobacter sp. PB12/4term genomic region, the following are encoded:
- a CDS encoding biotin--[acetyl-CoA-carboxylase] ligase has translation MPAKDAVKWDGPRPRSRVLAALLAAGGKPVSGAALAEDLGISRTALWKHIEALRRDGWPVGGRPHQGYTLDPGAARQLAARRFVPDLLEARRAGARLGHTVHWLAEVGSTNDVARRLAEAGAPEGTMVVADRQVAGRGRLRRAWWSPPGGLWMSLILRPALPPEHLPLLTLAAAAAVAEAVEGLAGRPVQVKWPNDVLVDDRKVAGILLETVSHPHGAEYVVAGIGVNLDVEGEPVPAELAGRLTWLAREAGRRVTRNELAEAILQRLEERYAQLHQEGPGPVLAAWRSRAAWLGEPVRVALPAGEVAGIALDVAPDGSLVVEQAGGRRQRILAGDVQRLRPAGTPPGAGSG, from the coding sequence ATGCCCGCAAAGGATGCCGTGAAATGGGATGGGCCCCGCCCGCGCAGCCGGGTGCTGGCGGCCCTGCTGGCCGCCGGAGGGAAGCCGGTCTCGGGCGCCGCCCTGGCGGAGGACCTGGGCATCAGCCGCACCGCCCTCTGGAAGCACATCGAAGCCCTGCGCCGGGACGGCTGGCCTGTGGGCGGCCGCCCCCACCAGGGCTACACCCTGGACCCCGGGGCCGCCCGCCAGCTGGCAGCCCGCCGGTTCGTCCCCGACCTGCTGGAGGCCCGCCGCGCGGGAGCGCGCCTGGGCCACACCGTCCACTGGCTCGCCGAGGTGGGGTCGACCAACGACGTGGCCCGCCGGCTGGCGGAGGCGGGCGCACCCGAGGGCACCATGGTGGTGGCGGATCGCCAGGTGGCCGGGCGGGGGCGCCTGCGCCGGGCCTGGTGGAGCCCGCCCGGTGGCCTGTGGATGTCCCTGATCCTGCGGCCCGCCCTGCCCCCGGAACACCTGCCCCTTTTGACGCTGGCCGCCGCGGCGGCAGTGGCCGAGGCGGTGGAGGGCCTGGCCGGCCGGCCGGTCCAGGTGAAGTGGCCCAACGACGTGCTGGTCGACGACCGGAAGGTGGCCGGCATCCTGCTGGAGACGGTCAGCCACCCCCACGGTGCCGAGTACGTGGTGGCAGGCATCGGGGTCAACCTGGACGTGGAGGGCGAGCCGGTGCCGGCCGAGCTGGCCGGCCGCCTGACCTGGCTGGCCCGGGAGGCCGGCCGCCGGGTGACGCGGAACGAGCTGGCGGAGGCGATCCTCCAGCGGCTGGAGGAACGTTACGCCCAGCTGCACCAGGAAGGTCCCGGCCCGGTGCTGGCCGCCTGGCGCAGCCGTGCCGCCTGGCTGGGGGAGCCGGTGCGGGTGGCCTTGCCCGCCGGTGAGGTGGCCGGCATCGCCCTGGACGTGGCACCCGACGGTTCCCTGGTGGTCGAACAGGCCGGCGGCCGGCGCCAGCGCATCCTGGCCGGCGACGTGCAGCGCCTGCGGCCCGCCGGGACTCCTCCCGGGGCGGGATCGGGGTGA
- the sfsA gene encoding DNA/RNA nuclease SfsA, which translates to MSGPVNVALPWPSPLVPVTILRRLNRFAVEAVPASPGAGDPASGRAGTDQPRDRPCGPGHAAGRTAAAAVGGAGDGAAGKVLRLHLPNSGRMAELLVPGTPGLAWIPSATPQPEQQAGGTPAASRRQARAPLGPPQPLPGPASPAVLQLPPPSGTAGRAGSAAAGGRRTAGDLLLVSFNGRWVSVDARMPNRLFAAALDRRALLPFAAYRRWQTEVPWGAGRLDFRLDGAGAPVRPCLVETKSCNLVEDGTALFPDAPTARGARHLEELAQAVRQGWRAAVVWFVQRDDAARLAPHRRADPHFAAALARARAAGVEAYAYRCQVSPAGICLLGPIPVVPE; encoded by the coding sequence GTGAGCGGCCCGGTGAACGTCGCCCTGCCCTGGCCTTCCCCCCTGGTGCCCGTGACCATCCTGCGGCGCCTCAACCGCTTTGCGGTGGAGGCGGTTCCGGCCAGCCCCGGCGCCGGCGACCCGGCGAGCGGCCGCGCCGGAACGGACCAGCCCCGGGACAGGCCCTGCGGGCCGGGCCATGCCGCCGGCAGGACCGCTGCCGCAGCGGTTGGCGGGGCCGGCGACGGGGCCGCAGGCAAGGTCCTGCGGCTGCACCTGCCCAACTCCGGCCGCATGGCCGAGCTGCTGGTCCCCGGCACCCCCGGCCTGGCATGGATTCCCTCCGCGACCCCGCAGCCGGAGCAGCAGGCGGGCGGCACCCCCGCCGCCTCCCGCCGGCAGGCCCGTGCCCCCCTGGGCCCGCCGCAGCCTCTGCCTGGCCCGGCCAGTCCGGCGGTACTGCAGCTCCCACCCCCCTCCGGAACCGCGGGACGGGCGGGATCCGCTGCGGCGGGCGGCCGGCGGACGGCGGGCGATCTGCTGCTGGTGTCCTTCAACGGGCGGTGGGTGTCCGTCGACGCCCGGATGCCCAACCGGCTCTTCGCCGCCGCCCTCGACCGGCGGGCCCTGCTGCCCTTCGCCGCCTACCGCCGCTGGCAGACCGAGGTTCCCTGGGGCGCCGGCCGGTTGGACTTTCGCCTGGACGGGGCCGGAGCACCGGTCCGGCCCTGCCTGGTGGAGACCAAGTCGTGCAACCTGGTGGAGGACGGCACGGCCCTTTTCCCCGACGCCCCCACCGCCCGCGGCGCCCGCCACCTGGAGGAGCTGGCCCAGGCGGTCCGCCAGGGCTGGCGGGCCGCCGTGGTCTGGTTCGTCCAGCGGGACGACGCCGCCCGCCTGGCACCCCACCGCCGGGCGGACCCCCACTTTGCCGCCGCCCTGGCCCGGGCCCGGGCGGCCGGGGTCGAGGCGTACGCCTACCGCTGCCAGGTGAGCCCCGCCGGGATTTGCCTTCTGGGACCCATTCCGGTGGTGCCGGAATAG
- a CDS encoding MurR/RpiR family transcriptional regulator: protein MASFAERLRKRAGRLSRAQRQLAEFILQNEPRAAFMTAARLGAAVGVSESTVVRFAIALGYSGYPELQRDLQDQLRARLSAADRLVLAEERGERAETILDTVLRTDMDNIRATLASLPRDRFAEAVSALQRARAIYVVGHRSAAALAHYLGYYLQLMLRNARTLTHAGTALEELMAAGPADVVVAVTFPRYARATAEAFRLAARRGARTVLITDSVVSPLVEDAAIVLPARSESPSFADSLVAPLSVINALITAVALTQPEKVRAALRELEDLWDRQGTYLKEERRSDRIVGPGEAGGDAGP from the coding sequence ATGGCAAGCTTCGCGGAGCGCCTGCGCAAGCGGGCGGGGCGGCTAAGCCGGGCCCAGCGCCAGCTGGCCGAGTTCATCCTGCAGAACGAGCCCCGGGCGGCTTTCATGACCGCCGCCCGCCTGGGGGCGGCGGTAGGGGTCAGCGAATCGACGGTGGTGCGGTTCGCCATCGCCCTGGGCTACAGCGGCTACCCCGAGCTGCAGCGGGACCTGCAGGACCAGCTTCGGGCCCGCCTGTCCGCCGCCGACCGCCTGGTGCTGGCGGAGGAGCGGGGCGAGCGGGCGGAGACCATCCTGGACACCGTCCTCCGCACCGACATGGACAACATCCGCGCCACCCTGGCCTCGCTGCCGCGGGACCGCTTTGCCGAGGCCGTCAGCGCCCTGCAGCGCGCCCGGGCCATCTACGTGGTGGGGCACCGCAGCGCCGCGGCGCTGGCCCACTACCTGGGGTACTACCTCCAGCTGATGCTGCGCAATGCCCGCACCCTTACCCACGCGGGGACCGCCCTGGAGGAGCTGATGGCGGCCGGCCCGGCCGACGTGGTGGTGGCCGTCACCTTTCCCCGCTACGCCCGGGCCACCGCCGAGGCTTTTCGCCTGGCCGCCCGGCGGGGAGCGCGCACCGTCCTCATCACCGACAGCGTAGTCTCGCCGCTGGTGGAAGACGCCGCCATCGTGCTTCCTGCCCGCTCCGAGTCCCCCTCCTTCGCCGACTCGCTGGTGGCGCCGCTCAGCGTCATCAACGCCCTCATCACCGCCGTCGCCCTGACCCAGCCCGAGAAGGTGCGGGCCGCCCTGCGGGAACTGGAAGACCTCTGGGACCGCCAGGGCACCTACCTGAAGGAAGAACGCCGCTCCGACCGGATCGTCGGGCCTGGCGAGGCAGGCGGCGACGCCGGGCCCTGA
- a CDS encoding Glu/Leu/Phe/Val dehydrogenase, protein MPEAQHSPLRAAQKQLAAVVERLGLGPDVYELLKEPARVIEVSIPVRMDNGRLKLFKGYRAQHCDVLGPTKGGIRFHPRVDLDEVKALAIWMTFKCALLGLPYGGAKGGVICDPRELSRRELEELSRGYIRALAGFIGPDRDIPAPDVNTSDQVMGWMLDEFSRITGHPNPAVITGKPLVLGGSRGRGEATGRGVVVTIREAARVLGMDMQQMTAAIQGFGKVGSWVARYLHRAGTRVVAVVDAYGGVYNPAGLDVEALFAYGRQNGTVRDFPGGQPIDNEALFRLPVDVLVPAALENVITEENAPHIQARIIAEGANGPTTPEADEILYRRGIFVLPDILANAGGVTVSYFEWVQNLMQYYWSEEQVVRQLERLMVGAFKAVYRCHVEESVPMRLAAYMVAIDRLAEALIARGWVPATDYHHVPQPEPAEAAVDVFREPATPV, encoded by the coding sequence ATGCCGGAGGCACAGCACTCGCCTCTGAGGGCTGCCCAGAAGCAGCTGGCCGCCGTGGTCGAGCGGCTGGGGCTGGGGCCCGACGTATATGAGTTGCTGAAAGAGCCGGCCCGTGTCATCGAGGTGTCCATTCCCGTCCGGATGGACAACGGCCGGCTCAAGCTTTTCAAGGGCTATCGTGCCCAGCACTGCGACGTGCTGGGACCCACCAAGGGAGGCATCCGCTTCCACCCCCGGGTCGACCTGGACGAGGTCAAGGCCCTGGCCATCTGGATGACCTTCAAGTGCGCCCTGCTGGGGCTCCCCTACGGCGGGGCCAAGGGCGGCGTGATCTGCGATCCGCGGGAGCTTTCCCGGCGGGAGCTGGAGGAACTCAGCCGCGGCTACATCCGCGCGCTGGCCGGGTTCATCGGTCCCGACCGGGACATCCCGGCACCCGACGTCAACACGTCGGACCAGGTGATGGGCTGGATGCTGGACGAGTTCTCCCGGATCACCGGCCACCCCAACCCGGCGGTGATCACGGGCAAGCCGCTGGTCCTGGGCGGTTCCCGCGGCCGGGGCGAGGCCACAGGGCGGGGCGTGGTGGTCACCATCCGGGAGGCCGCCCGGGTCCTGGGCATGGACATGCAGCAGATGACCGCGGCCATCCAGGGCTTCGGCAAGGTCGGCAGCTGGGTGGCCCGCTACCTGCACCGCGCGGGCACCCGGGTGGTGGCGGTGGTGGACGCCTACGGCGGCGTCTACAACCCGGCGGGGCTCGACGTCGAGGCGCTCTTTGCCTACGGCCGCCAGAACGGGACGGTGCGCGACTTCCCGGGCGGCCAGCCCATCGACAACGAGGCCCTGTTCCGGCTGCCGGTGGACGTGCTGGTTCCCGCCGCCCTGGAGAACGTGATCACCGAGGAGAACGCGCCCCACATCCAGGCGCGCATCATCGCCGAAGGGGCCAACGGCCCCACCACCCCGGAGGCCGACGAGATCCTCTACCGGCGGGGCATCTTCGTGCTGCCGGACATCCTGGCCAACGCCGGCGGCGTCACGGTCTCCTACTTCGAGTGGGTCCAGAACCTGATGCAGTACTACTGGTCGGAAGAACAGGTGGTGCGGCAGCTGGAGCGCCTCATGGTCGGCGCCTTCAAGGCGGTCTACCGCTGTCATGTGGAAGAGTCCGTCCCCATGCGCCTGGCGGCCTACATGGTGGCCATCGACCGCCTGGCCGAGGCGCTGATCGCCCGGGGCTGGGTGCCCGCCACCGACTACCACCACGTGCCCCAGCCGGAGCCGGCGGAAGCGGCCGTCGACGTCTTTCGCGAGCCCGCCACGCCGGTGTAA
- a CDS encoding ABC-F family ATP-binding cassette domain-containing protein, whose product MAGGWDPGAVLLDVQGVTRSLGGREILRGVDLRVRAGDRLGLVGPNGAGKSTLLRILAGVLEPDGGRVHRVQGLAVGYLPQDPAATQGGTVLEAVLDGFGELLALRRQLAELEDRIARTASRPSPAARGPRAPGPEGEPLQGLLDRYGRLQERFQQQDGYAMEARARQVLLGLGFRPAEFDRPPASLSGGQRVRLGLARVLVARPQLLLLDEPTNHLDVAAAAWLEDHLAAYPGAVVLVSHDRGLLARACNRMAELVDGRLELYAGNYDAYRRERSLRREQAAADYRAYQEERRRLEGFVARYRAGNRATQAKDREKKLERLEREAPPPPPPPPPLPRIRLDAGSPSHEVVFRLEAVGHRYGEGPWLFRNLRAVVRRGQRIGVLGPNGAGKSTLLRLLAGDLQPVAGQVVRGDGVRLGYLDQLLGLTDPRRTVLEEYVAATGMTVAEARHALARFLFRGEAVHQPVGSLSGGERSRLILARLAALRANVLILDEPTNHLDLETREVLEEALARYPGTLVVTSHDRAFLEPLVETIWWVEDGRVEQAPGPLSRWLAARLSQRAEPAGPEAGTTLIQPPPRGPAAGVAGQAKGGAAEGGPSRPAPAGNLSRDRLRRLVQQVRSLEEVIAQLEQEQAGLVQKLSDPAFLARGGAAVASAARRAESLARELEARLAEWEGLSQLLEQAAVPGRGREGGGAAALQ is encoded by the coding sequence GTGGCGGGCGGGTGGGATCCGGGGGCCGTGCTGCTGGACGTCCAGGGCGTGACCCGCAGCCTGGGCGGGCGGGAGATCCTCCGGGGAGTCGATTTGCGGGTGCGGGCCGGCGACCGCCTGGGACTGGTGGGTCCCAACGGCGCCGGCAAGTCCACGCTGCTGCGCATCCTGGCCGGGGTGCTGGAGCCGGACGGCGGCCGGGTCCACCGGGTCCAGGGCCTGGCCGTGGGCTACCTGCCCCAGGATCCTGCGGCGACCCAGGGGGGCACCGTCCTGGAAGCGGTCCTGGACGGTTTCGGCGAGTTGCTGGCCCTGCGCCGCCAGCTGGCGGAACTGGAAGACCGCATCGCCCGCACCGCCTCCCGGCCGTCCCCGGCGGCGCGGGGCCCGCGGGCGCCCGGCCCGGAGGGAGAACCCCTCCAGGGGCTGCTGGACCGGTACGGGCGGCTCCAGGAGCGGTTCCAGCAGCAGGACGGCTACGCCATGGAGGCCCGGGCGCGCCAGGTCCTGCTGGGGCTCGGCTTCCGCCCGGCCGAGTTCGACCGCCCGCCGGCGTCCCTCAGCGGCGGCCAGCGGGTGCGCCTGGGCCTGGCCCGGGTCCTGGTGGCCCGCCCGCAGCTGCTGCTCCTGGACGAGCCGACCAACCACCTGGACGTGGCGGCGGCGGCCTGGCTGGAGGACCACCTGGCCGCGTACCCCGGGGCCGTGGTGCTGGTGTCCCATGACAGGGGCCTTCTGGCCCGGGCCTGCAACCGCATGGCCGAGCTGGTGGACGGGCGGCTGGAGCTGTACGCGGGAAACTACGACGCCTACCGCCGGGAGCGCAGCCTGCGCCGCGAGCAGGCGGCTGCCGACTACCGCGCCTACCAGGAAGAACGCCGCCGGCTGGAGGGCTTCGTGGCCCGGTACCGGGCCGGTAACCGGGCCACCCAGGCGAAGGACCGGGAAAAGAAGCTGGAGCGCCTGGAGCGGGAGGCGCCCCCACCGCCGCCGCCACCGCCGCCGCTGCCCCGCATCCGCCTGGACGCGGGCAGCCCATCCCACGAGGTGGTGTTCCGCCTGGAGGCGGTGGGCCACCGCTACGGTGAGGGCCCGTGGCTCTTCCGCAACCTCCGCGCCGTGGTGCGGCGGGGACAGCGCATCGGCGTGCTGGGGCCCAACGGGGCCGGGAAGTCGACCCTGTTGCGGCTGCTGGCCGGCGACCTGCAACCCGTGGCGGGCCAGGTGGTGCGCGGCGACGGCGTCCGGCTGGGTTACCTGGACCAGCTTCTGGGCCTGACCGATCCCCGGCGCACGGTCCTGGAAGAGTACGTGGCGGCCACGGGCATGACCGTGGCCGAGGCCCGTCACGCCCTGGCGCGCTTCCTCTTCCGCGGGGAGGCCGTCCACCAGCCGGTGGGATCCTTGAGCGGTGGCGAGCGCAGCCGGCTCATCCTGGCCCGGCTGGCCGCCCTGCGGGCCAACGTGCTGATCCTGGACGAGCCGACCAACCACCTGGACCTGGAGACCCGGGAGGTCCTGGAAGAGGCCCTGGCCCGCTACCCCGGGACGCTGGTGGTGACAAGCCACGATCGCGCCTTTCTGGAGCCTCTGGTAGAGACCATCTGGTGGGTGGAAGATGGCCGGGTCGAGCAGGCGCCGGGACCTCTCAGCCGCTGGCTGGCGGCCCGCCTGAGCCAGCGGGCGGAACCCGCCGGGCCGGAGGCCGGTACCACCCTGATCCAGCCGCCGCCCCGGGGGCCGGCCGCCGGCGTCGCCGGACAAGCGAAGGGCGGAGCCGCCGAGGGCGGGCCGTCCCGGCCAGCGCCGGCGGGTAACCTCTCCCGCGACCGGCTGCGCCGGCTGGTCCAGCAGGTCCGGTCGCTGGAAGAGGTGATTGCCCAGCTGGAGCAGGAGCAGGCCGGCCTGGTGCAAAAGCTTTCGGACCCCGCCTTCCTGGCCCGGGGTGGCGCGGCGGTGGCGTCCGCGGCCCGCCGGGCGGAAAGCCTGGCCCGGGAGCTTGAGGCGCGCCTGGCGGAATGGGAGGGCCTGAGCCAGCTGCTGGAACAAGCCGCCGTGCCGGGGCGGGGGCGCGAGGGCGGCGGCGCCGCCGCCCTGCAGTGA
- a CDS encoding acyl-CoA synthetase, translated as MGTFRIEVPERYNFARDTVDRWAEDPERLAMLWVDDEGGGHPYTFRHFAERSRRVAGLLRSLGIGRGDRVLVVLGREVAWWEVMLGLIRLGAIPAPGTTLLTARDLAYRIRRTEAAAIVADPEVAERVDTIAGQSPSLRVRIVTGGTRPGWIPYEESVAAAGPDEGEDTAATDPMLIYFTSGTTGYPKMVLHEHGYPLGHRVTGELWCGLRPGDLHWNVSDTGWAKAAWSSFCGPWVAGAQVLVDHKPGKFDPQRTLRLIERHRPQSLCAPPTVYRLLVLEPLDRYDLSSLRSCVSAGEPLNPEVIHIWQRATGVTIRDGYGQTETVCVVANWPDLPVKPGSMGKPSPHAEVAIIDQEGRVLPPGQEGDIAIRVEPRRPVGIFREYWKDPEGTASRRIGPWYITGDRGIMDEDGYFWFVGRADDVIISAGYRIGPFEVESALVEHPAVAEAAVVASPDPVRGSIVKAFVVLAPGYEPSTALAAELQEHVKNTTAPYKYPREIEFVPDLPKTISGKIRRVELREREMQRKAGQAPGAAGGTGGAPGAAGPAGGTGATGRTAQG; from the coding sequence ATGGGGACCTTTCGCATCGAGGTGCCCGAGCGGTACAACTTCGCCCGCGATACCGTCGACCGCTGGGCGGAAGACCCCGAACGGCTGGCGATGCTGTGGGTGGACGACGAGGGCGGCGGCCATCCCTATACCTTCCGCCATTTCGCCGAGCGCTCCCGCCGGGTGGCGGGACTGTTGCGCTCGCTCGGCATCGGCCGGGGCGACCGGGTGCTGGTGGTGCTGGGCCGGGAGGTCGCCTGGTGGGAGGTCATGCTGGGCCTGATCCGGCTGGGTGCCATTCCCGCCCCGGGGACCACCCTGCTCACCGCCCGGGATCTGGCCTACCGGATCCGGCGTACGGAGGCGGCGGCCATCGTGGCCGATCCGGAGGTGGCGGAGCGGGTCGACACCATCGCCGGCCAGAGCCCTTCCCTGCGGGTCCGCATCGTAACCGGCGGGACGCGGCCCGGCTGGATTCCCTACGAGGAGTCCGTGGCCGCGGCCGGCCCCGACGAGGGGGAGGACACCGCCGCCACCGACCCCATGCTGATCTACTTCACGTCGGGCACCACCGGCTATCCCAAGATGGTCCTGCACGAACACGGCTATCCCCTGGGCCACCGGGTGACGGGCGAGCTCTGGTGCGGCCTGCGTCCCGGCGACCTGCACTGGAACGTCTCCGATACGGGCTGGGCCAAGGCCGCCTGGTCCAGCTTCTGCGGGCCGTGGGTGGCCGGGGCCCAGGTGCTGGTCGACCACAAGCCGGGCAAGTTCGATCCCCAGCGGACCCTGCGGCTCATCGAGCGCCACCGGCCGCAAAGCCTCTGCGCGCCGCCCACGGTGTACCGCCTGCTGGTGCTGGAACCCCTGGACCGCTATGACCTCTCCAGCCTGCGCTCCTGCGTCTCGGCGGGCGAACCCCTGAACCCCGAGGTGATCCACATCTGGCAGAGGGCCACGGGCGTCACCATCCGGGACGGCTACGGCCAGACGGAAACGGTGTGCGTGGTGGCCAACTGGCCCGATCTGCCGGTCAAGCCGGGCTCCATGGGCAAGCCCTCGCCCCATGCCGAGGTGGCCATCATCGACCAGGAGGGACGGGTGCTGCCGCCGGGCCAGGAGGGCGACATCGCCATCCGGGTCGAGCCCCGGCGCCCGGTGGGCATCTTCCGCGAGTACTGGAAGGACCCGGAGGGTACGGCCTCCCGCCGGATCGGCCCGTGGTACATCACCGGGGACCGCGGCATCATGGACGAGGACGGCTACTTCTGGTTCGTCGGCCGGGCCGACGACGTGATCATCAGCGCCGGCTACCGCATCGGCCCCTTCGAGGTGGAAAGCGCCCTGGTGGAGCACCCTGCCGTGGCCGAGGCCGCCGTGGTGGCTAGCCCCGACCCCGTCCGCGGCAGCATCGTCAAGGCCTTCGTGGTGCTGGCGCCGGGCTACGAGCCCAGCACCGCCCTGGCCGCCGAGCTGCAGGAGCACGTGAAGAACACCACCGCACCCTACAAGTACCCGCGGGAGATCGAGTTCGTGCCCGACCTGCCCAAGACCATCTCCGGGAAGATCCGGCGGGTGGAGCTGCGGGAACGGGAAATGCAGCGCAAGGCGGGCCAGGCGCCCGGCGCCGCTGGCGGCACGGGCGGGGCGCCGGGCGCAGCAGGTCCGGCGGGTGGAACGGGTGCCACGGGCAGGACGGCCCAAGGCTAG
- a CDS encoding patatin-like phospholipase family protein has protein sequence MNADAVLSGGGVRVIALVGALEVAEERGYCWVNLGGTSGGAIVAALRAAGYTPAEMRQLMESTDFSRFRDRDALDRVPLAGTLLSLLLENGLYEGRALEAWLEDLLARKGVRTFGDLELPAALAGDDPRFRYRLQVVAADVTRRRLLVLPRDLPDYGLDPAGFSVARAVRMSAALPYFYEPVPLVYPGPNGPETSLVVDGGLVANFPVWLFDVEGVPPWPTFGFRLADPVDQAVPFDGPVGYLIALVSTALEAREELANAHTAARTVAVPTLGVRTTDFDLDPAMRRRLYQAGREAAARFFRQWDFGRYKQAFRGQAGPLAV, from the coding sequence ATGAACGCCGATGCGGTTCTGTCAGGGGGCGGTGTCCGGGTCATCGCCCTCGTCGGCGCCCTGGAAGTGGCGGAAGAACGGGGCTACTGCTGGGTCAACCTGGGCGGCACCTCGGGGGGCGCCATCGTGGCCGCCCTGCGCGCTGCCGGCTACACGCCGGCCGAGATGCGCCAGCTGATGGAGTCCACCGACTTCAGCCGGTTCCGGGACCGGGATGCCCTGGACCGGGTGCCCCTGGCGGGCACCCTGCTCAGCCTGCTGCTGGAGAACGGGCTCTACGAGGGCCGGGCCCTGGAGGCGTGGCTGGAAGACCTCCTGGCCCGCAAGGGCGTCCGCACCTTCGGCGATCTGGAGCTGCCCGCCGCCCTGGCCGGCGACGATCCCCGCTTCCGCTACCGGCTGCAGGTGGTGGCGGCCGATGTCACCCGGCGGCGCCTGCTGGTGCTGCCCCGCGACCTGCCGGATTACGGCCTGGACCCCGCCGGGTTTTCCGTGGCCCGGGCGGTGCGCATGAGCGCAGCTCTGCCCTATTTCTACGAGCCTGTCCCCCTGGTCTACCCGGGGCCGAACGGCCCGGAGACCAGCCTGGTGGTGGACGGGGGCCTGGTGGCCAACTTCCCGGTCTGGCTCTTCGACGTGGAAGGCGTGCCGCCCTGGCCCACCTTCGGCTTCCGGCTGGCCGACCCGGTGGACCAGGCCGTCCCCTTCGACGGCCCCGTGGGTTACCTGATCGCCCTGGTCAGCACGGCCCTGGAGGCACGGGAGGAGCTGGCCAACGCCCACACCGCGGCCCGCACCGTGGCCGTGCCCACCCTGGGCGTGCGGACCACCGACTTCGACCTGGACCCGGCCATGCGGCGCCGCCTGTACCAGGCGGGCCGGGAGGCGGCGGCCCGGTTCTTCCGCCAGTGGGACTTCGGCCGTTACAAGCAGGCCTTTCGCGGCCAGGCGGGGCCGCTGGCGGTGTAG